From Pseudomonas sp. CCI4.2, one genomic window encodes:
- a CDS encoding FAD:protein FMN transferase produces MSTEVQRYSINGETMGTRYTALFYAEAGIDTSEIAQALAHVVGRVDQQMSIWKPDSDLCRLNAGPEQEWLSVPKELTTVLSAALRVSQQSAGAFDIAVGDLVDAWGFGPGEQSITEQTLGTAPPRAQLSASAALVIDPQRNQVRKRGPLNLDLNGIAKGFGVDELARCLEDFAITCYLVGIDGEMRARGVKPDAQPWVVAIEKPLRGVREVMGVMELGDAAIATSGDYRHWVDVSGQSYAHSMNPATGAPLCNPLAAVTVVAASCMLADAWATALMVLGEIEGPRLAQKRGMDALFVLHDGEQFKEISIVGGHLQAQIETRPI; encoded by the coding sequence ATGTCTACTGAGGTGCAACGCTACAGCATAAACGGCGAGACCATGGGCACGCGCTACACCGCCTTGTTCTATGCGGAGGCCGGGATCGACACGAGCGAAATCGCCCAGGCCCTGGCACACGTCGTAGGCCGGGTGGACCAGCAAATGTCCATCTGGAAACCCGATTCCGACCTCTGCCGCCTCAACGCCGGCCCCGAGCAGGAATGGCTGTCAGTGCCCAAAGAGCTGACCACAGTGCTGTCTGCCGCGCTGCGGGTCAGTCAGCAATCTGCCGGCGCCTTCGACATAGCAGTCGGTGACCTGGTGGATGCCTGGGGGTTCGGTCCCGGCGAACAATCCATCACGGAGCAAACCCTCGGGACGGCACCACCGCGAGCGCAACTGTCCGCCAGCGCCGCGCTAGTAATCGACCCTCAACGCAATCAGGTACGCAAACGTGGGCCACTGAACCTTGATTTAAATGGCATCGCCAAAGGCTTCGGCGTCGATGAACTGGCCCGTTGCCTGGAAGATTTTGCCATCACTTGTTATCTGGTTGGCATCGACGGCGAGATGCGCGCCAGAGGCGTGAAACCTGATGCTCAGCCCTGGGTCGTGGCCATTGAAAAACCCCTCCGTGGCGTACGTGAAGTGATGGGTGTCATGGAGCTTGGCGACGCCGCCATCGCCACATCAGGGGACTACCGACATTGGGTGGATGTAAGTGGGCAATCCTACGCCCACAGCATGAACCCTGCCACCGGTGCGCCGCTGTGTAACCCGCTCGCGGCCGTCACCGTGGTGGCGGCTTCGTGCATGCTTGCCGATGCCTGGGCCACGGCGCTGATGGTGCTGGGCGAAATCGAAGGGCCACGGCTGGCTCAGAAGCGCGGGATGGACGCATTGTTCGTGCTGCATGACGGTGAACAGTTCAAGGAAATATCCATTGTCGGCGGCCACTTGCAGGCGCAGATTGAAACCCGTCCGATATGA
- a CDS encoding PepSY domain-containing protein: MLRQFHSLPGLIAALLVMLLAISGAVLSVDPALERLHSRSIAVGQLNVGQLAGRVASHFPGVEQIQRTASGTVIVYYNQGGQSAAEKVNPLTGLGLAPYEPSAFSRWMKDLHRSLFMGTPGHGVSGVGALFMLMLSVSGALLLARRLGGWRNLLRPLRGTFSQRWHAEVGRLAILGLLLSALSGLYMSGTTFGLIADGSQSEPAFPTHISAGPASPAANLQALQATDLNDLRELVYPSPGNPQNVFSLRTAQGEGYVDPASGTLLSWQAHDWMYNVYQLIYQLHTGEGLWWLGLPLGLCALCVPLMSVTGILLWWRRRKAGPNIRHNSPAHLADSVILVGSENNSTWGFAQTLHDALHQAGHRVHSAAMNEWKGDYRHAQRLLILTATHGDGDAPASASQFLTRLNQVGLKPGLPFAVLGLGDRQFAQFCQYAHQVQSAMVQAGGSPLLGLETVNRLSSQEFARWGHALAEALGHDLTLVHTPEQPCTHQLELTECIVYGEEVNAPTHVLRFKAPSDLPSFQAGDLVGILPPDNPVPRFYSLASSSEDGVLEICVRKHERGVCSQFLHGLNIGASIDAFIQPNPQFRPASGTHPVILIGAGTGIGPLAGFIRNNKARHPMHLYWGGRNPTSDFLYEPELTRYLADRRLTELRAAFSQVQDHSYVQDRLISDALALRRLIEKGAQVLVCGSRKMAEGVMHALDEVLAPLNLSVLTLKAQGRYREDVY; this comes from the coding sequence GCGTCCGGGACGGTCATCGTCTACTACAACCAAGGCGGTCAGTCCGCTGCCGAAAAGGTCAACCCACTAACCGGTCTGGGCCTCGCACCTTACGAGCCGTCAGCCTTCTCACGCTGGATGAAAGACCTGCATCGCTCGCTGTTTATGGGCACACCGGGGCACGGGGTGTCGGGCGTTGGCGCACTGTTCATGTTGATGCTGTCTGTGTCCGGCGCATTGCTGCTGGCCCGACGCCTGGGCGGCTGGCGCAATCTGCTGCGGCCACTGCGCGGCACTTTCAGCCAGCGCTGGCACGCGGAAGTCGGGCGCTTGGCCATACTCGGGCTGCTGCTGTCGGCATTGAGCGGGCTTTACATGTCCGGCACCACCTTCGGTTTGATCGCTGACGGCAGTCAGAGCGAACCGGCCTTTCCCACCCACATCAGCGCCGGCCCGGCGTCGCCGGCGGCGAACCTGCAAGCCTTGCAGGCCACCGACCTGAATGACCTGCGCGAACTGGTCTACCCGAGCCCCGGCAACCCGCAAAATGTGTTTTCCCTGCGCACGGCCCAGGGCGAGGGCTACGTGGACCCGGCCAGCGGCACCTTGTTGTCCTGGCAAGCTCACGACTGGATGTATAACGTTTATCAACTGATTTACCAGTTGCACACCGGTGAAGGCCTCTGGTGGCTGGGCCTGCCGCTTGGCCTTTGTGCCCTCTGCGTGCCGTTGATGAGCGTGACAGGCATTCTGCTCTGGTGGCGCCGCCGCAAGGCCGGCCCGAACATCCGCCACAACAGCCCCGCCCATCTCGCCGACAGCGTGATTCTGGTGGGCAGTGAAAACAACAGCACCTGGGGTTTTGCCCAAACCCTGCATGATGCCTTGCACCAGGCTGGGCATCGGGTGCATAGCGCGGCGATGAATGAATGGAAAGGCGATTACCGCCATGCCCAGCGGCTGTTGATACTCACCGCGACCCACGGTGATGGTGACGCCCCGGCTTCAGCCTCGCAGTTCCTGACACGGCTCAACCAGGTCGGACTCAAACCCGGCCTGCCCTTTGCGGTACTGGGGTTGGGCGATCGACAGTTTGCGCAATTTTGTCAGTACGCCCATCAGGTGCAGAGCGCGATGGTGCAGGCCGGCGGCTCGCCGCTGCTGGGGCTGGAGACCGTCAACCGCCTGTCCTCCCAGGAATTTGCGCGCTGGGGCCACGCGTTGGCCGAAGCACTGGGGCATGACTTGACCTTGGTCCACACACCGGAGCAACCGTGCACCCATCAACTGGAGTTGACCGAATGCATCGTCTACGGTGAAGAAGTGAATGCTCCGACCCACGTCCTGCGCTTCAAGGCACCGAGTGATCTGCCGAGCTTTCAGGCCGGAGACTTGGTCGGGATTCTGCCACCGGATAATCCGGTCCCGCGCTTTTACTCGCTGGCCAGTAGCTCCGAAGACGGAGTGCTGGAAATCTGCGTCCGTAAACACGAACGCGGTGTGTGCTCACAGTTCCTGCATGGCCTGAACATCGGCGCGTCGATCGACGCCTTTATCCAGCCTAACCCGCAATTTCGTCCAGCGTCGGGCACGCACCCGGTAATACTGATCGGCGCTGGCACGGGCATTGGTCCATTGGCCGGTTTTATCCGTAACAACAAGGCCCGACACCCGATGCACTTGTATTGGGGCGGACGTAACCCGACCTCGGACTTTCTCTACGAACCGGAGCTCACCCGTTATCTGGCGGACCGACGCCTCACCGAATTACGCGCCGCTTTTTCCCAGGTTCAAGATCACAGTTACGTGCAAGACCGACTGATCAGCGATGCGCTGGCTTTGCGTCGGTTGATTGAAAAAGGCGCCCAAGTATTGGTGTGTGGCAGTCGAAAAATGGCCGAAGGCGTGATGCACGCCCTGGATGAAGTGTTGGCACCGCTCAACCTGAGTGTGCTGACCCTCAAGGCACAAGGACGCTACCGTGAAGATGTCTACTGA
- the glmS gene encoding glutamine--fructose-6-phosphate transaminase (isomerizing), whose protein sequence is MCGIVGAVAERNITAILLEGLKRLEYRGYDSAGVALFTNAGKLERCRRPGKVAELEQALAGEPLIGRLGIAHTRWATHGAPCERNAHPHFSADELAVVHNGIIENHEELRDRLKGLGYVFTSDTDTEVIVHLLHHKYKDSGDLAIALKAAVKELHGAYGLAVISAKQPDRLLAARSGSPLVIGLGLGENFLASDQLALRQVTDRFVYLEEGDIAEIRRDSVQIWTVDGLPVEREIVQYHEGAEAADKGKFRHFMLKEIHEQPKVVQRTLEGRLGQHQVLVQAFGPQAAELFAKVRNVQIVACGTSYHAGMVARYWLEGLAGIPCQVEVASEFRYRKVVVQPDTLFVSISQSGETADTLAALRNAKELGFLASLAICNVSISSLVRESDLTLLTQAGPEIGVASTKAFTTQLVALLLLTLALGQVKGTLEEGVEAELVEELRRLPIRLGEALAMDSTVEKVAELFAEKHHTLFLGRGAMYPVAMEGSLKLKEISYIHAEAYPAGELKHGPLALVDSDMPVVTVAPNNELLEKLKSNLQEVRARGGELIVFADEHAGMTNGEGTHVIAMPHIIDTLAPILYTVPLQLLSYYVAVLKGTDVDQPRNLAKSVTVE, encoded by the coding sequence ATGTGTGGAATCGTCGGCGCTGTTGCTGAGCGCAATATCACTGCCATCTTGCTCGAAGGCCTCAAGCGCCTTGAATACCGTGGCTACGACAGCGCTGGCGTGGCGCTTTTTACCAACGCTGGCAAGCTGGAGCGCTGCCGTCGACCGGGCAAGGTTGCTGAGCTTGAGCAGGCGCTCGCTGGCGAACCTCTGATTGGCCGTCTCGGCATTGCACATACCCGCTGGGCCACCCATGGCGCGCCATGTGAACGTAACGCGCATCCGCACTTTTCTGCGGATGAACTGGCGGTCGTGCACAACGGCATCATCGAAAACCACGAAGAACTTCGCGACCGACTCAAGGGTTTGGGGTACGTCTTTACCTCAGACACCGATACCGAAGTCATCGTCCACCTCTTGCACCACAAATATAAAGACTCAGGTGATTTGGCCATCGCGCTGAAGGCCGCCGTCAAAGAGTTGCACGGTGCCTACGGCTTAGCGGTCATCAGTGCCAAACAGCCTGACCGTTTGCTCGCCGCCCGCAGTGGCAGTCCGTTGGTCATCGGTTTGGGCTTGGGGGAAAACTTTCTGGCCTCAGACCAGCTCGCGCTTCGGCAAGTGACTGACCGTTTCGTGTACCTGGAAGAAGGCGACATCGCTGAGATTCGTCGCGACAGCGTGCAGATCTGGACCGTTGATGGTTTGCCGGTCGAGCGCGAAATCGTTCAATACCATGAGGGTGCGGAAGCGGCTGACAAAGGTAAATTCCGCCATTTCATGCTCAAGGAAATCCACGAACAACCGAAAGTGGTACAGCGCACCCTTGAAGGGCGTTTGGGCCAACATCAGGTATTGGTTCAAGCATTTGGTCCACAGGCGGCCGAGCTGTTTGCCAAAGTGCGCAACGTGCAGATCGTGGCCTGTGGTACTAGCTACCACGCGGGCATGGTCGCCCGTTACTGGTTGGAAGGTTTGGCCGGGATTCCGTGTCAGGTCGAAGTCGCCAGTGAGTTCCGTTACCGCAAGGTCGTCGTGCAACCCGACACGCTGTTTGTGTCGATCTCACAATCGGGCGAAACCGCCGACACCCTCGCCGCACTGCGCAACGCCAAAGAACTGGGTTTCCTCGCCAGCCTGGCTATCTGCAACGTCAGCATCAGTTCGCTGGTGCGTGAGTCTGACCTGACCCTGCTGACTCAAGCTGGCCCGGAAATAGGCGTCGCCTCCACCAAAGCCTTCACCACCCAACTGGTTGCCTTACTGCTACTGACCCTTGCCCTTGGGCAGGTCAAAGGCACGCTGGAAGAGGGCGTCGAAGCAGAATTGGTCGAAGAGCTGCGCCGCCTTCCAATCCGTCTGGGTGAAGCACTGGCCATGGACAGCACTGTCGAAAAAGTCGCCGAGCTGTTTGCCGAGAAGCATCACACCCTGTTTTTAGGGCGTGGCGCGATGTACCCGGTGGCCATGGAAGGATCGCTCAAGCTCAAAGAGATTTCCTACATCCACGCAGAAGCCTATCCAGCCGGCGAACTCAAACACGGTCCGTTGGCCTTGGTCGACAGCGACATGCCCGTCGTCACCGTGGCACCGAACAACGAGCTGTTAGAGAAGCTCAAATCCAACCTGCAAGAAGTCCGCGCGCGCGGCGGTGAATTGATCGTCTTCGCCGACGAACATGCCGGCATGACCAACGGCGAAGGCACACACGTGATCGCCATGCCGCACATCATCGACACCCTGGCGCCGATCCTCTACACCGTCCCCCTGCAGTTGTTGTCGTATTACGTCGCGGTGCTTAAGGGCACGGACGTGGACCAACCGCGTAACTTGGCGAAATCGGTGACGGTGGAGTGA
- a CDS encoding VIT family protein: MKFMHRHTESHRSDRIGWLRAAVLGANDGIVSTASLLIGVAAANATHSTLLVTGMAGLVAGAMSMAAGEYVSVHSQADTERADLSRERAELASDPKAEHIELANIYMHRGVSPELAHQVAGQLMAHDALGSHARDELGISEALTAKPLQAALASAASFVVGAALPLAVIIIAPAHSVVPWICGMSLVFLSSLGAVAARAGGASVLTGAWRVTMWGALAMGITALVGSAFGALV; the protein is encoded by the coding sequence ATGAAATTCATGCACAGGCACACCGAGTCTCATCGCAGCGATCGTATCGGCTGGCTGCGTGCCGCCGTCCTGGGGGCTAACGACGGGATCGTCTCCACCGCCAGCCTGTTGATCGGCGTCGCCGCAGCCAACGCCACTCATTCAACGTTGCTGGTGACGGGTATGGCCGGGCTGGTGGCAGGCGCCATGTCAATGGCGGCAGGTGAATACGTTTCCGTGCACTCTCAGGCGGATACCGAACGGGCAGACCTGTCCCGGGAGCGGGCAGAACTGGCCAGCGACCCGAAAGCCGAACACATCGAACTGGCGAACATTTACATGCATCGCGGTGTATCGCCTGAACTGGCACATCAGGTAGCCGGTCAATTGATGGCCCATGATGCCCTGGGCTCTCACGCCCGGGATGAACTAGGCATCAGCGAAGCACTCACGGCCAAACCATTGCAGGCCGCCCTCGCCTCGGCCGCAAGTTTCGTGGTGGGGGCCGCGCTGCCGCTGGCGGTGATTATCATCGCGCCAGCCCACAGCGTTGTGCCGTGGATCTGTGGCATGTCACTGGTTTTTCTCAGCAGCCTGGGGGCTGTTGCGGCCAGGGCCGGCGGTGCCAGCGTATTGACCGGCGCCTGGCGCGTGACGATGTGGGGTGCACTGGCCATGGGCATTACAGCACTGGTGGGATCTGCGTTCGGGGCATTGGTTTAG